The proteins below come from a single Stutzerimonas stutzeri RCH2 genomic window:
- the tssJ gene encoding type VI secretion system lipoprotein TssJ, whose product MPRRITLAMLASLLVLGGCSALSPYSKLTKLDLELHGSDRLNPDLNGRPSPIVLRLLELKHPVAFESGDFFALYQRPKEALAPDLVTSEELELRPGESRELKLSVQDGSRYVGVLAAYRDLPEASWRYVIAVPPQERTRVALSLDERGIALFDPLAEEGK is encoded by the coding sequence ATGCCTCGTCGCATCACCCTGGCCATGCTGGCCTCGCTGCTCGTGCTGGGCGGCTGCTCGGCGCTGTCGCCGTACTCCAAGCTGACCAAGCTGGATCTCGAACTGCACGGCAGCGACCGTCTCAATCCCGACCTCAACGGCCGACCGTCGCCGATCGTGCTGCGCCTGCTGGAGCTCAAGCATCCGGTGGCGTTCGAGAGCGGCGACTTCTTCGCCCTCTACCAGCGGCCCAAGGAAGCCCTGGCGCCGGACCTGGTGACCTCCGAGGAACTGGAACTGCGTCCCGGCGAGAGCCGCGAGCTGAAGCTGTCGGTGCAGGACGGCAGTCGCTACGTCGGCGTGCTGGCCGCCTACCGCGACCTGCCGGAAGCCAGCTGGCGCTACGTCATCGCCGTGCCGCCGCAAGAGCGCACCCGCGTCGCCCTGAGCCTGGATGAGCGCGGCATCGCGCTGTTCGACCCGCTCGCCGAAGAAGGAAAATAA
- the tssK gene encoding type VI secretion system baseplate subunit TssK produces MSLHKVVWQEGMLLRPQHFQQSDRYYDHQLKARTQKLGSYAWGFFNLEIDRQFLNMGKLVLSQASGILPDGTLFELGSEREPLALDIPPNTGSTPVYLALPLVTGNHIETRRPEQKDVLARYTAHELEVADSNAGDSSTSQVSTGLPDFRLLLGEQQSDQAYVKLQLCEVLDTTPDGVISLDPEFIPTYVNFQASGYLLSCLKEVISMLAHRGDTLAERISATGKVGGAEVGDFMMLQLINRHEPVLRHYLGVEQVHPEQIYRDLLGLLGELATFSSESKRPRLDGRYQHSDQGASFRKLMDAIRQVLSMVLEQHAIELLLQQRQYGIQVSPLHDHKLLGTASFVLAASAQCDSETLRTRLPAHLKIGPVERIRQLVNLHLPGIRLKPLPVAPRQIPFHAGKTYFALELSAEDQAQLERSGGFAFHVSGDFTGLELKFWAVRD; encoded by the coding sequence ATGAGCCTGCACAAGGTTGTCTGGCAGGAAGGCATGCTGCTGCGTCCGCAGCACTTCCAGCAGAGCGATCGCTACTACGATCACCAACTCAAGGCGCGTACCCAGAAGCTGGGCAGCTACGCCTGGGGCTTCTTCAACCTGGAGATCGACCGCCAGTTCCTCAACATGGGCAAGCTGGTACTCAGCCAGGCCAGCGGCATCCTCCCGGACGGTACGCTGTTCGAGCTGGGCAGCGAGCGCGAGCCACTGGCGCTGGACATCCCGCCGAACACAGGCAGCACACCGGTCTATCTCGCGTTGCCGCTGGTCACCGGCAACCACATCGAGACCCGCCGGCCCGAACAGAAGGACGTGCTGGCGCGTTATACCGCCCACGAACTGGAGGTCGCCGATTCCAATGCCGGCGACAGCAGCACCAGCCAGGTGAGCACCGGCCTGCCGGATTTCCGCCTGCTGCTGGGCGAGCAGCAGAGCGACCAGGCCTACGTGAAGCTGCAGCTGTGCGAGGTACTGGACACCACGCCGGACGGGGTCATCAGCCTCGACCCCGAGTTCATCCCCACCTATGTCAACTTCCAGGCTTCCGGCTACCTGCTGTCGTGCCTGAAGGAAGTGATCAGCATGCTCGCCCACCGCGGCGACACCCTCGCCGAGCGCATCAGCGCCACCGGCAAGGTGGGTGGCGCCGAGGTCGGCGACTTCATGATGCTGCAGCTGATCAACCGTCACGAACCAGTGCTGCGCCACTACCTGGGCGTGGAGCAGGTGCATCCGGAGCAGATCTACCGCGACCTGCTTGGCCTGCTCGGCGAGCTGGCGACCTTCTCCAGCGAGAGCAAGCGCCCGCGCCTGGATGGCCGTTACCAGCACAGCGACCAGGGCGCGAGCTTCCGCAAGCTGATGGACGCGATTCGCCAGGTGTTGTCGATGGTGCTCGAACAGCATGCCATCGAGCTGCTGCTGCAGCAGCGTCAGTACGGCATCCAGGTATCGCCGCTGCATGACCACAAGCTGCTCGGCACGGCGTCTTTCGTGCTCGCCGCCAGCGCCCAGTGCGACTCGGAAACCCTGCGCACGCGGCTGCCGGCGCACCTGAAGATCGGCCCGGTGGAGCGTATCCGCCAGCTGGTCAACCTGCATCTGCCGGGCATCCGCCTCAAGCCGCTGCCGGTGGCGCCGCGGCAAATCCCCTTCCATGCCGGCAAAACCTATTTCGCCCTGGAGCTCAGCGCCGAGGACCAGGCGCAGCTGGAGCGCTCCGGCGGCTTTGCCTTCCATGTGTCCGGTGACTTCACCGGGCTCGAACTGAAATTCTGGGCGGTCAGGGACTGA
- the tssI gene encoding type VI secretion system tip protein TssI/VgrG encodes MFNAANETHFSMTLEGVDHDFQVLEFRGREAISQPYRFDLELVSERPDLDLQALLHKPAFLTFDPAGMGIHGLVHRIAQGESGKRLTRYRLTLVPQLAYLAHRTNQRIFQHLSVPQIIAQVLEEHGIQADAYRFQLGPVLYPPREYCVQYDESDLHFVQRLCEEEGIHYHFEHSTRGHVLVFGDGQTSFARLGQPTAYLQDNGMTADEPVIKRFAVRVATRTSRVGRRDYDFEQPRLLMEATHRGEPAANAMPQPDLEDYDYPGRFTERARGKHLSQRALERHRHDYRLAEGNSDQPRLVSGHLLEISDHPRREWNDLWLLTEVLHEGKQPQVLEESVTSHVETGDGFIQGYRNHFTATPWDIPFRPALRHPKPKVLGSQTAVVTGPAGEEIHCDEYGRVRVQFHWDREGQADDKTSCWLRVSSSWAGDRYGGIAIPRVGMEVLVTFLEGDPDQPLVTGCLYHKEHQVPYDLPANKTRTVFKTLSSPGGGGYNELRIEDRKGQEQIYIHAQRDWDENIEHDQKSRVGNERHDTVDANSYSEFRAEEHQTVAGDRKVEVKPDDHLTIGQTQHIKLGTAQLTKAGREIHLKAGQKMVIEAGVELTLKAGGSFIKLDPGGITVSGPLARINAGGAPGKGSGIKIKPPVLPGMADRDKAGSLLEQVSASPLNRKKKVKRMMNFSG; translated from the coding sequence ATGTTCAACGCGGCCAACGAAACCCACTTCAGCATGACCCTGGAGGGCGTCGATCACGACTTCCAGGTGCTCGAATTCCGGGGCCGCGAGGCCATCAGCCAGCCCTACCGCTTCGACCTGGAACTGGTCAGCGAGCGCCCCGACCTCGATCTGCAGGCACTGCTGCATAAGCCCGCCTTTCTCACCTTCGACCCCGCCGGCATGGGCATACACGGCCTGGTCCACCGTATCGCCCAGGGCGAATCCGGCAAGCGCCTGACCCGCTATCGGCTCACGCTCGTGCCGCAGCTGGCCTACCTCGCCCATCGCACCAACCAGCGCATATTCCAGCACCTCAGCGTGCCGCAGATCATCGCCCAGGTGCTCGAAGAGCACGGTATCCAGGCCGACGCCTACCGCTTCCAGCTCGGCCCGGTGCTCTACCCGCCACGCGAGTACTGCGTGCAGTACGACGAATCGGACCTGCACTTCGTTCAGCGCCTGTGCGAGGAAGAAGGTATCCATTACCACTTCGAGCACAGCACCAGAGGTCATGTGCTGGTCTTCGGCGATGGCCAGACCAGCTTCGCCCGACTCGGCCAGCCGACCGCCTATCTGCAGGACAACGGCATGACGGCTGACGAGCCGGTGATCAAGCGCTTCGCCGTGCGCGTCGCGACACGCACCAGCCGGGTCGGCCGTCGTGATTACGACTTCGAACAACCCAGGCTGCTGATGGAGGCAACCCACCGCGGCGAGCCAGCGGCGAACGCCATGCCGCAACCCGACCTGGAGGACTACGACTACCCGGGCCGCTTCACCGAGCGCGCCCGCGGCAAACACCTGTCGCAACGCGCGCTGGAGCGCCACCGCCACGACTACCGCCTGGCCGAGGGCAACAGCGACCAGCCGCGGCTGGTCAGCGGCCATCTGCTGGAAATCTCCGACCACCCGCGCCGCGAATGGAACGACCTCTGGCTGCTGACCGAAGTGCTGCATGAAGGCAAGCAGCCGCAGGTGTTGGAGGAGTCAGTCACCAGCCATGTCGAAACTGGCGACGGCTTCATCCAGGGCTACCGCAACCACTTCACCGCTACGCCCTGGGATATCCCTTTCCGCCCGGCCCTTCGCCATCCGAAACCGAAGGTCCTCGGCAGCCAGACCGCCGTGGTTACCGGGCCCGCTGGCGAAGAAATCCACTGCGACGAGTACGGCCGCGTGCGCGTTCAATTCCACTGGGATCGCGAAGGCCAGGCCGACGACAAGACCAGCTGCTGGCTGCGCGTCAGCTCAAGCTGGGCCGGCGACCGCTACGGCGGCATCGCGATCCCGCGCGTTGGCATGGAAGTGCTGGTGACCTTCCTCGAAGGCGATCCCGATCAACCGCTGGTCACCGGCTGCCTGTATCACAAGGAGCATCAGGTCCCCTACGACCTGCCGGCCAACAAGACCCGCACGGTGTTCAAGACCTTGAGTAGCCCGGGCGGTGGCGGCTACAACGAACTGCGCATCGAAGACCGTAAGGGCCAGGAACAGATTTATATCCACGCCCAACGCGACTGGGACGAAAACATCGAGCACGACCAGAAGAGCCGCGTCGGTAATGAACGCCACGACACCGTGGACGCCAACAGCTACAGCGAATTCCGCGCCGAGGAACACCAGACCGTTGCCGGCGACCGCAAAGTGGAAGTCAAACCTGACGACCACCTCACCATCGGCCAGACCCAGCACATCAAGCTCGGCACCGCCCAGCTGACCAAGGCCGGCCGCGAGATCCACCTCAAGGCCGGCCAGAAGATGGTCATCGAAGCCGGCGTCGAACTCACGCTTAAAGCCGGAGGCAGCTTCATTAAGCTCGACCCAGGCGGCATCACCGTCTCTGGCCCGCTAGCGCGAATCAACGCCGGGGGCGCGCCGGGCAAGGGATCGGGAATCAAGATCAAGCCGCCGGTGCTGCCGGGGATGGCTGATAGGGATAAGGCGGGGAGTTTGTTGGAGCAAGTTTCCGCCAGTCCGCTCAACCGAAAAAAGAAAGTCAAAAGAATGATGAATTTTTCAGGCTGA
- a CDS encoding serine/threonine-protein kinase: MNAQPACDLTYFALASTAATPVPVVPKTPAGELPDVLGGRYRIERLLGVGGMGAVYRARDLLREQFGDPEPYVALKTLSEDFAEYPDASALLYSEYALTTRLSHRHVVRLYNFEIDPSSQRAFITLELLKGPTLDQLLCERLQGMPWSELQGIALPLLEALTYSHSLGVLHGDLKPSNVMLADDGLRLFDYGLGQPLEGLLPGLPRLCRTRFAAWTPRYAALELLDGGELTASADIYALACVLYELASGSHPYRRLSARQAKAMELDRTLQRPPQLPAHCWPALRLALAFDEAQRSIDAAGLLHAFSRPAPNRWQRWFGHSHG; the protein is encoded by the coding sequence ATGAATGCCCAGCCCGCCTGCGATCTCACCTATTTTGCGCTGGCGTCCACCGCGGCCACGCCGGTGCCGGTGGTGCCGAAGACACCTGCCGGCGAGCTTCCGGACGTACTCGGCGGCCGCTATCGGATCGAGCGGCTGCTCGGCGTCGGCGGAATGGGCGCGGTCTATCGAGCGCGTGACCTGCTGCGCGAACAGTTCGGCGATCCGGAACCCTACGTGGCGCTGAAGACGCTCAGCGAGGATTTCGCCGAATACCCCGATGCCAGCGCCCTGCTCTACAGCGAATACGCACTGACCACGCGCCTCAGCCACCGCCATGTGGTGCGCCTGTACAACTTCGAGATCGACCCAAGCAGCCAGCGCGCCTTCATCACCCTGGAGCTGCTCAAGGGGCCAACCCTCGACCAGCTGCTCTGCGAACGCCTACAGGGCATGCCTTGGAGCGAACTGCAGGGCATCGCGTTACCCCTGCTGGAAGCGCTGACCTACTCCCATAGCTTGGGCGTACTGCATGGCGACCTGAAACCGAGCAACGTGATGCTCGCCGATGACGGCCTGCGACTGTTCGACTATGGCCTCGGCCAGCCGCTGGAAGGCCTGCTGCCCGGTCTGCCGCGCCTGTGCCGCACGCGCTTCGCCGCCTGGACACCGCGTTATGCCGCGCTGGAACTGCTCGACGGTGGCGAGCTGACCGCCAGCGCCGACATCTACGCACTGGCCTGCGTGCTCTATGAACTGGCCAGTGGCAGCCACCCTTATCGCCGGCTCAGCGCCCGCCAGGCCAAGGCGATGGAGCTGGATCGCACCCTGCAACGGCCGCCGCAGCTGCCCGCGCATTGCTGGCCGGCGCTGCGTCTGGCGCTGGCATTCGACGAAGCGCAGCGCAGCATCGATGCGGCGGGCCTGTTGCACGCCTTCAGCCGCCCCGCACCGAACCGTTGGCAGCGCTGGTTCGGCCACTCCCACGGATGA
- a CDS encoding lysozyme inhibitor LprI family protein, giving the protein MFNSRTISLIFLILFVRTALSDDVSNPCKEIEASSQIALCAQYNKEQSDALLNSSYKATLNRIRLQYRNSPLLADQYISLLKTAQREWIDLRDADCKLEAFEIEETAEAYQVTIDNCIAKMSDDRADYLNRIAPDI; this is encoded by the coding sequence ATGTTCAATAGCCGGACAATAAGTCTAATTTTCTTAATTCTATTTGTACGTACAGCATTAAGCGATGATGTTAGTAATCCATGCAAAGAGATTGAAGCCTCTTCTCAGATAGCACTGTGCGCGCAGTATAACAAAGAGCAATCGGACGCTCTTCTTAACTCATCATACAAGGCTACCTTGAATCGGATCAGACTTCAGTATCGAAATTCCCCTTTACTAGCAGACCAATACATTTCCCTATTAAAAACGGCGCAGCGAGAGTGGATCGATCTGCGAGACGCAGATTGCAAGCTTGAAGCCTTTGAAATAGAGGAGACCGCAGAGGCTTACCAAGTAACGATTGATAATTGTATCGCTAAAATGAGTGATGACAGGGCGGACTATCTGAATCGCATCGCCCCTGACATATGA
- a CDS encoding PP2C family protein-serine/threonine phosphatase, whose amino-acid sequence MDATACSWRSAARTDTGKVRARNEDAFLDLPQAGLWAVADGMGGHQNGALASRLIIEQLADLSTTGDLPERLLALRRCLHELNRRLSQELTVTAERPDPVIGSTVVALLMEGDHAACIWAGDSRCYLWRSGRLYQLSRDHSLLQQLIDEQQLSPEVAAKHPAAHALTRAIGASEKLELDILEFVVLPGDTLLLCSDGLYQSMSADALGAALSLPSTQLALERLFRQALKGPARDNLSAVVIRR is encoded by the coding sequence ATGGACGCAACGGCATGCAGCTGGCGCAGCGCCGCGCGCACCGACACCGGCAAGGTGCGGGCGCGCAACGAGGATGCCTTCCTCGATCTGCCGCAGGCCGGGCTCTGGGCCGTGGCGGACGGCATGGGCGGACACCAGAACGGTGCTCTGGCCAGTCGCCTGATCATCGAGCAGCTGGCCGATCTATCCACTACGGGCGATCTGCCTGAGCGGCTGCTGGCGCTGCGGCGCTGCCTGCATGAGCTGAATCGCCGGCTCAGCCAGGAACTGACGGTCACCGCCGAACGCCCCGATCCGGTGATCGGCAGCACCGTGGTCGCCCTGCTCATGGAGGGTGACCACGCCGCCTGCATCTGGGCTGGCGACAGCCGCTGCTACCTGTGGCGCAGCGGCCGTCTCTATCAGCTGTCACGCGACCACTCGCTGTTGCAGCAACTGATCGACGAGCAGCAGCTCAGCCCCGAGGTTGCCGCCAAACATCCGGCCGCTCACGCGCTGACCCGCGCCATCGGCGCCAGCGAGAAGCTGGAGCTGGATATCCTCGAGTTCGTCGTGCTGCCTGGCGACACGCTGCTGCTGTGCAGCGATGGGCTCTACCAGAGCATGTCCGCCGACGCGCTTGGCGCCGCCCTCAGTCTGCCGTCCACGCAGTTGGCGCTGGAGCGGCTGTTTCGCCAGGCGCTCAAGGGCCCGGCGCGCGACAATCTCAGTGCCGTGGTGATCCGCCGATGA
- the tssM gene encoding type VI secretion system membrane subunit TssM, whose amino-acid sequence MKTFFGKLGAVLRRTWVWSLLLVLLLAVVVWFVGPLLAVDDYRFWEASTARLLSISVLFLGWGLAMVFTSWRASARRKRDAEDQDVQEQLRRDGLIGEEQQELRHRFKQALRTLKTSSLYRGRSEKWRSELPWYLLIGPQGSGKTSLLDFSGLDFPLNRSEQQRLTKDVSGTRYADWYFADHAVLIDTAGRYLTQPDAAVDGSVWDTLLGLLRKRRARPLNGVLVNLPVDQLQGGSELELENLARQTRQRLHEIHQRLNVDVPVYLVLSKADRILGFDDFFEQLSREESDQVLGASFRKEQNGSDAQVVRQEFEELLRRLNSQVILRMHQERDTQRRGRILDFPHQLGQIGERLSLFIELAFAGNRYQRASQLRGFYLTSAPQLRETLDPLTAGIGRQLGLSSSALPTFRSGRARFINQLLSRVIFPEAELAGLDQREVRRIDWGQRALYAGAFGCLLLFGAAWALNFSGNHERLEQLRDIAQRLGSERKTIEAGDEALRTLKALDASYAATQVFPPKDEVSWLRRGGLYQGEAVDPTLHEAYRRDLENLLLPRVARQLEAQIRANLNDREQLLGSLRAYLMLNLAERREAAFLKDWLAADWSLRHSGNAVAQQGLNTHFARLLEESFAAYQLNDNLVAKARAQLRSESLAAVVYRMLRDQARNLPDYRLNTQLGPQASLFVGGDYTIPGFYTQRGYQKLFVAQGADLVSEILRDNWVLGEGDSLSAKDLGRLLVEMEQLYFRDYAAHWSEAIAQLNILPAGSAAQGAAQLAGLTAANSPLLQLLLEVRENTRFAGLAEATAGAGELAEAAQGAGGKLGKAAKLATAAAEQAQAALLKNTPDTARKTLERRFAPLHQLLDENGAAGPELSASLQALDALQLQLASLAHASAPEQAAFEMAKARMGGQRDAINQLRSSAARLPQPVGKWLGLLAEDSWSLVLTDAYHYLNQRYRNELYASYRGSLRERYPFSAHSASDVALADFREFFKAQGLADSFFERYLKPFVSGSAGQYQLRRVDGRGLPLSEHFLAQMSRAQTIRRSFFAENPNEPQILFKLEPYSLDSSLGRADFRFGNQQLEYRHGPIVQTAFRWPAEADDGRTSLVVEELGGRRVGIEKNTGPWSLFRLIDLMQVDYHSGRDVLMLKADLGGLRANYLLHAQRSPNPFDLALLRGFKLPATL is encoded by the coding sequence ATGAAGACGTTCTTTGGCAAGCTCGGCGCCGTACTGCGCCGGACCTGGGTCTGGAGCCTGCTGCTGGTCCTGCTGCTGGCAGTCGTGGTGTGGTTCGTCGGGCCGCTGCTGGCGGTCGACGACTACCGCTTCTGGGAAGCGTCGACCGCACGCCTGCTGAGCATCAGCGTGCTGTTTCTCGGCTGGGGCCTGGCCATGGTCTTCACCAGCTGGCGCGCCAGCGCGCGCAGGAAGCGCGACGCGGAAGACCAGGACGTTCAGGAGCAGCTGCGCCGCGACGGCCTGATCGGCGAAGAGCAACAGGAGTTGCGCCATCGTTTCAAGCAGGCGCTACGCACCCTGAAGACCTCCAGCCTCTATCGCGGGCGCAGCGAGAAATGGCGCAGCGAGCTGCCCTGGTACCTGTTGATCGGTCCGCAGGGCAGCGGCAAGACCAGCCTGCTGGACTTCTCCGGGCTGGATTTCCCACTCAACCGCAGCGAACAGCAGCGCCTGACCAAGGACGTCTCCGGCACCCGCTATGCCGACTGGTACTTCGCCGATCATGCCGTGCTGATCGACACCGCCGGCCGCTACTTGACCCAGCCCGATGCAGCTGTCGACGGCAGCGTCTGGGACACCCTGCTCGGCCTGCTGCGCAAGCGCCGCGCGCGTCCGCTCAACGGCGTGCTGGTCAACCTGCCGGTGGACCAGCTGCAAGGCGGCAGTGAACTGGAGCTGGAGAACCTGGCCCGCCAGACCCGTCAGCGCCTGCACGAGATCCATCAGCGTCTGAACGTGGACGTGCCGGTCTACCTAGTGCTGAGCAAGGCCGACCGGATTCTCGGTTTCGACGACTTCTTCGAGCAGCTGTCCCGCGAGGAAAGCGACCAGGTGCTCGGCGCGAGTTTCCGCAAGGAGCAGAACGGCAGCGATGCGCAGGTGGTGCGCCAGGAGTTCGAGGAACTGCTGCGCCGGCTGAACAGCCAGGTGATCCTGCGCATGCATCAAGAGCGCGATACACAGCGCCGTGGCCGGATCCTCGACTTCCCGCATCAGCTGGGGCAGATCGGCGAGCGCCTGAGCCTGTTCATCGAACTCGCGTTTGCCGGCAACCGCTACCAGCGTGCCAGCCAGCTGCGTGGCTTCTACCTGACCAGCGCGCCGCAGCTACGCGAAACGCTCGACCCGCTCACCGCCGGCATCGGCCGCCAGCTCGGCCTGTCCAGCAGTGCGCTGCCGACCTTCCGCAGCGGTCGTGCGCGCTTTATCAATCAGTTGCTCAGCCGGGTGATTTTCCCCGAAGCCGAACTGGCCGGCCTCGACCAGCGCGAAGTGCGCCGCATCGACTGGGGCCAGCGTGCCCTCTATGCCGGCGCCTTCGGCTGTCTGCTGCTGTTCGGCGCTGCCTGGGCTCTGAACTTCTCCGGCAACCATGAACGCCTGGAACAGCTGCGCGACATCGCCCAGCGACTCGGCAGCGAGCGCAAGACCATCGAGGCGGGAGACGAGGCACTGCGCACCCTCAAGGCTCTGGACGCGAGCTATGCGGCGACGCAGGTGTTCCCGCCGAAAGACGAGGTGTCCTGGCTGCGCCGGGGCGGCCTGTATCAGGGCGAAGCGGTCGACCCGACGCTGCACGAGGCCTACCGCCGCGATCTGGAGAACCTGCTGCTGCCACGTGTCGCCCGGCAGCTGGAAGCGCAGATTCGCGCCAACCTGAACGACCGCGAGCAGCTGCTCGGCAGCCTGCGCGCCTATCTCATGCTCAACCTGGCCGAACGCCGTGAAGCGGCCTTCCTCAAGGACTGGCTGGCCGCCGACTGGTCGCTGCGCCATTCGGGCAATGCCGTGGCGCAGCAGGGGCTCAACACACACTTTGCGCGGCTGCTGGAAGAATCCTTCGCTGCATACCAGCTGAACGACAATCTGGTGGCCAAGGCCCGCGCTCAGCTGCGCAGCGAATCGCTGGCGGCAGTGGTGTACCGCATGCTGCGCGACCAGGCACGCAACCTTCCCGACTATCGGCTGAATACGCAGCTCGGCCCGCAGGCATCCCTGTTCGTCGGCGGCGACTATACGATTCCCGGCTTCTACACCCAGCGCGGCTACCAAAAACTGTTCGTCGCCCAGGGCGCCGATCTGGTCAGCGAGATCCTGCGCGACAACTGGGTACTGGGCGAAGGCGACAGCCTCAGCGCCAAGGACCTCGGCCGTCTGCTGGTGGAAATGGAGCAGCTGTACTTCCGCGACTATGCCGCGCACTGGAGCGAAGCGATCGCCCAACTGAACATCCTCCCCGCAGGTAGTGCGGCGCAGGGTGCCGCGCAGCTCGCTGGGCTCACCGCCGCCAACTCACCGCTGCTGCAACTGCTGCTGGAAGTACGCGAGAACACCCGCTTCGCCGGTCTGGCCGAAGCGACCGCCGGGGCTGGCGAGCTGGCCGAAGCGGCGCAAGGCGCCGGCGGCAAGCTCGGCAAGGCGGCCAAGCTGGCCACCGCAGCTGCCGAGCAGGCCCAGGCAGCACTGCTGAAGAACACGCCGGACACCGCGCGCAAGACCCTGGAGCGTCGCTTTGCACCGCTGCACCAGCTGCTCGACGAAAACGGCGCGGCCGGCCCCGAGTTGAGTGCCAGTCTGCAGGCCCTCGACGCCCTGCAGCTGCAGCTGGCTTCCCTGGCCCATGCCAGCGCACCGGAACAGGCCGCCTTCGAAATGGCCAAGGCACGCATGGGCGGCCAGCGCGACGCCATCAACCAGCTGCGCAGCAGCGCTGCACGCCTGCCACAACCGGTCGGCAAGTGGCTGGGGCTGCTGGCCGAAGACAGCTGGTCGCTGGTGCTCACCGATGCCTACCACTACCTCAACCAGCGCTATCGCAACGAGCTCTACGCCAGCTACCGCGGCTCGCTGCGCGAGCGTTATCCGTTCAGCGCGCACAGCGCCAGCGACGTCGCCCTCGCCGACTTCCGCGAGTTCTTCAAGGCCCAGGGCCTGGCGGACAGCTTTTTCGAGCGCTACCTCAAGCCCTTCGTCAGCGGCAGCGCTGGCCAGTATCAACTGCGCCGGGTCGACGGTCGCGGCCTGCCGCTGTCCGAGCACTTTCTGGCGCAGATGAGCAGGGCGCAGACCATTCGCCGCAGCTTCTTCGCCGAGAACCCCAACGAGCCGCAGATCCTGTTCAAGCTCGAGCCCTATTCGCTGGATTCGAGCCTCGGTCGCGCCGACTTCCGCTTCGGCAACCAGCAGCTGGAGTATCGCCACGGGCCGATCGTGCAGACTGCGTTCCGCTGGCCGGCCGAAGCCGACGACGGTCGCACCAGCCTGGTGGTGGAAGAACTCGGCGGCCGTCGTGTCGGTATCGAGAAGAACACCGGGCCCTGGTCGCTGTTCCGCCTGATCGACCTGATGCAGGTCGACTACCACAGCGGCCGCGACGTGCTGATGCTCAAGGCCGATCTCGGCGGCCTGCGCGCCAACTACCTGCTGCACGCGCAGCGCTCGCCGAATCCGTTCGACCTCGCGCTGCTGCGCGGCTTCAAGCTGCCGGCGACGCTGTGA
- the icmH gene encoding type IVB secretion system protein IcmH/DotU: protein MIKEMDYGQDDRTVIVNRAGETPAQSPLTDFDTPPRFEQLEERMIYAARLRPAETFNISLNPLVAAASPLLSEVVRFKHSLESEDLQALHGQLSSAIKLFEHRALHDGAESSQVMAARYVLCTVLDEAVVTTPWGNESEWSQMSLLSSFHNETFGGEKFFQLLERLSRNPVKHLPMLELMYLCLSLGFEGKYRVLPRGMLELEAVRDSLYRQIRQMRGDIPRELSPHWEGLKDTRRRLVRIVPWWMVALFTLMCLGVIYGGFAWVLGEQRESVLQPYRSLDMDAGDSTFSGMR from the coding sequence ATGATCAAGGAAATGGATTACGGACAGGACGACCGCACGGTCATCGTCAATCGAGCGGGAGAGACCCCGGCGCAGAGCCCGCTGACCGACTTCGACACCCCGCCGCGCTTCGAGCAGCTGGAGGAGCGGATGATCTACGCCGCGCGTCTGCGCCCGGCGGAAACCTTCAACATCAGCCTCAATCCGCTGGTAGCTGCCGCCTCGCCGCTGCTGTCGGAAGTGGTGCGCTTCAAGCACAGCCTGGAAAGCGAAGACTTGCAGGCCCTGCATGGCCAGTTGAGCAGCGCGATCAAGCTGTTCGAACATCGCGCGCTGCATGACGGCGCCGAAAGCAGCCAGGTGATGGCGGCGCGCTACGTGCTCTGCACCGTGCTCGACGAGGCCGTGGTAACCACGCCCTGGGGCAACGAGAGCGAATGGTCGCAGATGAGCCTGCTGTCCTCCTTCCACAACGAGACCTTCGGCGGCGAGAAGTTCTTCCAGCTGCTCGAGCGGCTGTCGCGCAACCCGGTCAAGCACCTGCCGATGCTCGAGCTGATGTACCTCTGCCTGTCCCTCGGCTTCGAGGGCAAGTACCGCGTGCTGCCGCGCGGCATGCTCGAACTGGAGGCCGTGCGCGACAGCCTCTACCGGCAGATCCGCCAGATGCGTGGCGACATCCCGCGCGAGCTTTCGCCGCACTGGGAAGGCCTCAAGGACACCCGCCGGCGCCTGGTGCGCATCGTGCCCTGGTGGATGGTCGCGCTGTTCACCCTGATGTGCCTCGGGGTGATCTACGGCGGTTTCGCCTGGGTGCTGGGCGAACAACGCGAGAGCGTGCTGCAACCCTATCGCTCGCTGGACATGGATGCCGGCGATTCCACCTTTTCAGGGATGAGATGA